One part of the Haloprofundus halobius genome encodes these proteins:
- a CDS encoding universal stress protein, with protein MAPGSPDGHDRPPVADGGGRRPGVLCLLGNDDRSKDIQFRVAAAVADGGRVVVVSGDDSEQFVRRARAESALTDVEVESVDGPSSASRGWITSTVDERELSTIVDGRDGHSGFTDSRSLGVDSDCTLVTVGTAEGVDSVSSLLVPVAMGPHLDAVVDVSKTLAEATDSWLDLFHVVEDADAQSANVEALLSHCAERLGSFDQYDEWVFEAPDPAAAIADQSQYYDVTVLGATQTGELRRYVFGSTADEVREMAPNVVLTVDASDVAMSRVERWFGEGT; from the coding sequence ATGGCACCTGGCTCGCCGGACGGACACGACCGACCCCCCGTCGCAGATGGCGGCGGCCGTCGTCCCGGTGTTCTCTGTCTTCTCGGGAACGACGACCGGTCGAAGGACATCCAGTTTCGGGTGGCCGCAGCGGTCGCCGACGGCGGTCGCGTCGTCGTCGTCTCCGGGGACGACAGCGAGCAGTTCGTACGACGGGCGCGGGCGGAGTCGGCCCTGACGGACGTCGAAGTCGAGTCGGTCGATGGACCCTCGTCCGCGTCCAGAGGATGGATTACGTCGACGGTAGACGAACGCGAGCTCTCGACTATCGTCGACGGACGTGACGGTCACTCCGGCTTCACCGACTCCCGTAGTCTCGGCGTCGACTCCGACTGCACGCTCGTCACGGTGGGGACCGCAGAAGGAGTCGACTCCGTCTCGTCGTTGCTCGTCCCGGTCGCGATGGGGCCGCATCTGGATGCGGTCGTCGACGTGTCGAAGACGCTCGCGGAGGCGACCGACTCGTGGCTCGACCTCTTCCACGTCGTCGAAGACGCCGACGCTCAGTCGGCGAACGTCGAGGCGCTGTTGTCACACTGCGCCGAGCGACTCGGTTCGTTCGACCAGTACGACGAGTGGGTCTTCGAGGCACCCGACCCCGCCGCGGCCATCGCCGACCAGTCGCAGTACTACGACGTCACTGTTCTCGGAGCCACGCAGACGGGCGAACTCCGGCGATACGTCTTCGGGTCGACGGCTGACGAGGTTCGCGAGATGGCACCAAACGTCGTACTCACTGTCGACGCGAGCGACGTGGCGATGTCGCGCGTGGAGCGGTGGTTCGGGGAGGGAACGTAG
- a CDS encoding right-handed parallel beta-helix repeat-containing protein has protein sequence MDIESWNVVDVGEYGSVGEAVTRTPERDPVIYRLPAGEHRLEEELHFGERAGVALVGTPDATLRVTDPEMSRAVTFSGTKRAVVENVEFDFSDPGVGPRAIGAAVPERLVVENVRVRGRIDRLERPPASLMWFNLTTPAGTGVVRNLRMPDGCSHERETKQQHNHRIGVSVEAEHEGTLRLRDCDVRGFVDNGVYAKSSGPGRTIVEGGYFENNGNANVRLGAGERGHDVVRDATIVLDGGGVDHTGCGIWAQDGRPVVEGCTISATNWENDLLRVGRGAVVRDTTIESDASSRALKIAGERAHDVLVDGLLVTDSGSGEGRQYSVEVGGGGETVTFRNCAFRFDHGPHADRHGVHVGSPGVVFDSCRFEQTGDANALLLMGAGRSDVRFSRFRGGTLGVNVDSTASVFVGNQYDGVSTNVGDFGFDAEFDTVGESDG, from the coding sequence GTGGACATCGAATCGTGGAACGTCGTCGACGTCGGCGAGTATGGGTCGGTCGGCGAAGCGGTGACGCGCACCCCCGAGCGGGACCCCGTGATCTACCGACTGCCCGCCGGCGAGCACCGCCTCGAGGAGGAACTCCACTTCGGCGAGCGGGCGGGGGTCGCTCTCGTCGGTACCCCGGACGCGACACTCCGCGTCACCGACCCGGAGATGAGTCGAGCCGTCACGTTCTCGGGGACGAAGCGTGCGGTGGTCGAGAACGTCGAGTTCGACTTCTCCGACCCGGGGGTCGGTCCCCGCGCCATCGGCGCGGCGGTTCCGGAACGGTTGGTCGTCGAGAACGTCCGCGTCCGCGGGCGAATCGACCGCCTGGAGCGACCTCCGGCGTCGCTGATGTGGTTCAACCTCACGACGCCTGCGGGAACCGGCGTCGTGCGGAACCTCCGGATGCCCGACGGCTGCAGCCACGAGCGGGAAACGAAGCAACAGCACAACCACCGCATCGGCGTGAGCGTCGAAGCCGAACACGAGGGCACGCTTCGGCTCCGGGACTGCGACGTTCGCGGCTTCGTCGACAACGGCGTCTACGCGAAGAGTTCGGGGCCCGGACGGACCATCGTCGAGGGCGGCTACTTCGAGAACAACGGGAACGCGAACGTCCGCCTGGGTGCCGGCGAGCGCGGCCACGACGTCGTACGGGACGCGACCATCGTTCTCGACGGCGGCGGCGTCGACCACACCGGCTGCGGCATCTGGGCGCAGGACGGGCGACCGGTCGTCGAGGGCTGTACGATTTCGGCGACGAACTGGGAGAACGACCTCCTACGCGTCGGCCGAGGGGCGGTCGTGCGCGACACGACCATCGAGTCGGACGCGTCGTCGCGTGCGCTGAAGATCGCCGGGGAGCGTGCGCACGACGTGCTCGTGGACGGCCTGCTCGTGACGGATTCGGGCTCCGGCGAGGGGAGGCAGTACTCGGTGGAGGTGGGCGGCGGCGGCGAGACGGTCACCTTCCGGAACTGCGCGTTTCGCTTCGACCACGGACCGCACGCCGACCGCCACGGCGTCCACGTCGGGAGTCCGGGCGTCGTGTTCGACAGCTGCCGCTTCGAGCAGACGGGCGATGCGAACGCGTTGCTCCTCATGGGTGCAGGACGGTCGGACGTGCGGTTCTCGCGCTTCCGCGGCGGGACGCTCGGCGTGAACGTCGACAGTACCGCCTCGGTGTTCGTGGGCAACCAGTACGACGGCGTGTCCACGAACGTGGGCGACTTCGGTTTCGACGCCGAGTTCGATACCGTCGGAGAATCCGACGGATGA
- a CDS encoding sulfite oxidase: protein MVTERPRPTRRGEIAEILRTKAGGVTETRDEADKYTVVGAARRRTFANWLTPVAEHFVCHRNDIPDVDAETWTVSLTGRASGALSVADIESGFPTVAVAHTMECAGNGRGQHRPETGSVQWGFEAAATALWTGAPVSSILRASGVDPPNESGENDVGDESDERWLTAVGGDPSDDGDVFARSIPLAKAFDDCILAYEMNGEPLPQEHGFPVRLIVPGWYGVNNVKWVDELRVMDSMVVDGSLDRPGEHAFWQQVAYRIHPRGVDPEPNASVEAVDTWEQLEGAVDHPYTFDENVKSVIGTPDGETTVTPKHGAVEVRGVAWAGDDAVDRVEISTDGGRTWNDAELFGPAYAGAWRLFRYDWRAEPGRHVLLSRATDELGRRQPARISEPDEWRDALDDDAYPWNEGGYAANAYEPNAVEVDVRG from the coding sequence ATGGTAACAGAGCGACCGCGACCGACGCGACGGGGAGAGATAGCGGAGATTCTACGAACGAAGGCGGGCGGTGTGACCGAGACTCGGGACGAAGCCGACAAGTACACCGTCGTCGGGGCGGCCCGGCGACGGACGTTCGCGAACTGGCTGACGCCCGTCGCGGAGCACTTCGTCTGCCACAGAAACGACATCCCTGACGTCGACGCCGAGACGTGGACCGTCTCGCTCACCGGTCGAGCGTCGGGAGCGCTGTCGGTGGCCGATATCGAGAGCGGGTTTCCGACTGTCGCAGTCGCTCACACGATGGAGTGCGCGGGTAACGGTCGCGGCCAGCATCGACCGGAGACGGGGAGCGTACAGTGGGGGTTCGAGGCCGCGGCCACCGCGCTCTGGACCGGCGCTCCCGTGAGTTCGATTCTCCGCGCGAGCGGCGTCGACCCACCCAACGAGAGCGGCGAGAACGACGTCGGCGACGAGAGCGACGAGCGGTGGCTCACCGCCGTCGGGGGGGACCCGTCGGACGACGGAGACGTCTTCGCTCGGTCGATTCCGCTCGCGAAAGCGTTCGACGACTGCATCCTCGCCTACGAGATGAACGGCGAACCGCTCCCGCAGGAGCACGGCTTTCCGGTTCGGCTGATCGTCCCCGGGTGGTACGGCGTGAACAACGTGAAGTGGGTCGACGAACTCAGGGTGATGGACTCGATGGTCGTCGACGGCTCGCTCGACCGGCCGGGCGAACACGCGTTCTGGCAGCAGGTCGCCTATCGAATCCACCCGCGCGGGGTCGACCCCGAGCCGAACGCGAGCGTCGAGGCGGTCGACACGTGGGAGCAACTCGAAGGGGCCGTCGACCACCCCTACACGTTCGACGAGAACGTGAAGTCGGTCATCGGCACGCCCGACGGGGAGACGACCGTGACGCCGAAACACGGCGCGGTCGAAGTGCGAGGCGTCGCCTGGGCCGGCGACGATGCGGTCGACCGCGTCGAGATTTCGACCGACGGGGGGCGGACGTGGAACGACGCGGAGCTGTTCGGTCCGGCGTACGCGGGCGCGTGGCGGCTGTTCCGGTACGACTGGCGCGCCGAACCGGGACGACACGTACTGCTGTCTCGCGCGACCGACGAACTGGGTCGACGACAACCGGCGCGGATTTCCGAACCGGACGAGTGGCGCGACGCCCTCGACGACGACGCGTACCCCTGGAACGAGGGCGGCTACGCCGCGAACGCCTACGAACCGAACGCCGTGGAAGTCGACGTCCGCGGCTGA
- a CDS encoding winged helix-turn-helix transcriptional regulator, whose translation MVDRLDEVDKRIIYHLVRDARNTTAPMVADEVHVSAGTINNRIKQLEADGVIRGYHAHIDYGHAEGRLTNLLVGTASIDERERLTKQIAEVPGVVNVRQLMCGTGNIHVTTVGEDAQELSRVTRDISEMGLEVEDEHLLQHEEYRPYHAFGPAGRRERQSIADFMSLSGGAEVVEVSVAPGAEIDGLSLREANERGLVASDVLVVSVERDESILTPRGDTEIRADDLVTLFARGGVSDGTVAAFSEE comes from the coding sequence ATGGTCGACCGACTCGACGAAGTCGACAAACGCATCATCTACCATCTCGTCCGCGACGCGCGAAACACGACCGCACCGATGGTGGCCGACGAGGTGCACGTCTCCGCCGGAACGATCAACAACCGCATCAAGCAGTTGGAAGCGGACGGCGTCATCCGTGGATACCACGCGCACATCGACTACGGACACGCGGAAGGACGGCTGACGAATCTCCTCGTGGGGACCGCGAGCATCGACGAGAGGGAGCGCCTGACGAAACAGATCGCCGAAGTCCCGGGCGTCGTCAACGTCCGACAGCTGATGTGCGGAACCGGCAATATCCACGTCACGACGGTCGGCGAAGACGCGCAGGAACTCTCCCGCGTGACGCGGGACATCTCCGAGATGGGTCTCGAAGTCGAGGACGAACACCTCCTCCAACACGAGGAGTACCGTCCGTACCACGCCTTCGGACCGGCCGGCCGGCGTGAACGCCAGTCCATCGCCGACTTCATGTCGCTCTCCGGCGGTGCGGAGGTCGTCGAAGTGAGCGTCGCCCCCGGTGCCGAGATAGACGGCCTCTCGCTGCGAGAGGCGAACGAACGCGGACTCGTCGCCTCGGACGTGCTCGTCGTCTCCGTCGAGCGCGACGAATCGATACTCACGCCCAGAGGCGACACCGAGATTCGAGCCGACGACCTCGTCACGCTCTTCGCGCGCGGTGGTGTCTCGGACGGGACCGTCGCCGCGTTCAGCGAGGAGTAG
- a CDS encoding MFS transporter yields MSRARLLASLCGLVFLVNLARIVFAPLLDVFINEFPIGEATAGLIVTLAWVGSASLRLPTGWVLTKVPRHRVVVVSGVVLALSSGFAATATTVTHLMVGAFLMGIASGVYFVSANPLLSELYPHQIGRVVGIHGVATQIAAVVAAPLVALTLLVDWRLSLWAIAVGAAVITAYTWVAAKRIEMPSAGEKDRDFVAGALSEWRIIVTSLAIVGLAVFVWQGLFNFYELYMQTKGLTDQQAGTMLAIVFAAGVPAFYLGGDFADRLPQIPYLLGVVGGFAACVFVLTTVEGLLALGVVTCVLGFVAHAIFPAVDTYLLDTLPDSTRGSAYAVFSSLWMLTQALGSSAMGRLVEDGYTYDTVFQSAALFLGATIAVLALLERAGRLPS; encoded by the coding sequence GTGTCCCGCGCTCGGCTTTTGGCCTCTCTCTGTGGACTCGTCTTTCTCGTCAACCTCGCCAGAATCGTCTTCGCGCCGCTGTTGGACGTCTTCATCAACGAGTTTCCCATCGGCGAGGCGACCGCCGGACTCATCGTAACGCTCGCGTGGGTCGGCAGCGCGTCGCTCCGGCTCCCGACCGGGTGGGTCCTGACCAAGGTGCCGAGACACCGGGTCGTCGTCGTCTCGGGGGTCGTCCTCGCGCTCTCGTCCGGATTCGCGGCGACGGCGACGACGGTCACCCATCTGATGGTCGGCGCGTTTCTCATGGGAATCGCCTCGGGGGTGTACTTCGTCTCGGCGAACCCGCTTTTGAGCGAACTGTACCCGCATCAGATCGGTCGCGTCGTCGGCATCCACGGGGTCGCGACCCAGATCGCGGCGGTCGTCGCCGCGCCGTTAGTCGCGCTCACCCTCCTCGTCGACTGGCGACTCTCGCTGTGGGCAATCGCCGTCGGCGCGGCAGTGATTACGGCCTATACCTGGGTAGCGGCCAAGCGCATCGAGATGCCGAGCGCGGGGGAGAAAGACCGCGACTTCGTCGCCGGTGCGCTCTCGGAGTGGCGCATCATCGTGACGTCGCTGGCCATCGTGGGGTTGGCGGTGTTCGTCTGGCAGGGGCTGTTCAACTTCTACGAACTGTACATGCAGACGAAGGGACTCACCGACCAGCAGGCGGGCACGATGCTCGCTATCGTCTTCGCGGCCGGCGTTCCCGCGTTCTACCTCGGCGGGGACTTCGCGGACCGCCTCCCCCAGATTCCGTACTTACTCGGCGTCGTCGGTGGCTTCGCCGCGTGCGTGTTCGTCCTGACCACGGTCGAGGGGCTACTCGCGCTGGGCGTCGTCACCTGCGTTCTCGGCTTCGTCGCCCACGCTATCTTCCCCGCCGTCGACACGTATCTCCTCGATACGCTCCCGGATTCGACGCGGGGGAGCGCGTACGCCGTGTTCAGTTCCCTCTGGATGCTCACGCAGGCGCTCGGGTCGTCGGCCATGGGACGGCTCGTCGAGGACGGATACACCTACGACACGGTGTTTCAGAGCGCGGCGCTGTTTCTCGGCGCGACGATAGCCGTCCTCGCGCTCCTCGAACGGGCGGGGCGGTTGCCGAGCTGA
- a CDS encoding SprT-like domain-containing protein, with amino-acid sequence MSSEPEEEVDTTYYAVGPEATVPEFLAVSKLYAREVVRHYGLTVDVSGLDWEVSKRAKRRAGAVKHRDGTPETVSLTWEFFQNCGWEATAETIRHELVHVHLLNEEGDGSHGARFEELAAELDTHVNCERFAEPKWWIRCASCGTALARYRRSKLVENTESYRCGSCGGSLRLSENRPRE; translated from the coding sequence ATGAGTTCCGAACCGGAAGAGGAGGTCGACACGACGTACTACGCCGTCGGGCCGGAAGCGACGGTTCCAGAGTTCTTGGCGGTCTCGAAGCTCTACGCCCGCGAGGTCGTTCGTCACTACGGGCTCACGGTCGACGTCAGCGGTCTCGACTGGGAGGTCAGCAAGCGAGCGAAGCGGCGAGCGGGTGCGGTGAAACACCGAGACGGGACTCCCGAAACCGTCTCGCTCACGTGGGAGTTCTTCCAGAACTGCGGGTGGGAGGCGACCGCAGAGACGATACGTCACGAACTCGTCCACGTCCACCTGCTCAACGAGGAGGGCGACGGCTCCCACGGGGCGCGGTTCGAGGAACTGGCGGCCGAACTCGACACGCACGTCAACTGCGAGCGGTTCGCCGAACCGAAGTGGTGGATACGGTGTGCGTCCTGCGGAACCGCGTTGGCGAGATACCGGCGGTCGAAGCTCGTCGAGAACACCGAGTCGTATCGGTGCGGGAGCTGCGGCGGTTCGCTACGTCTGAGCGAGAACCGACCGCGGGAGTAG
- a CDS encoding GNAT family N-acetyltransferase, with translation MEIRRLRADEAAVRRWTEELWLPYHRDLEAAVDAHELADDVDLVAEETAFRLDRLEAESYRVWVAVDRNSARDTDAETETDASVETDIEGIDAELVGFVTAEIERAPSVFDHPDRVLVGDIYVRESHRGTGLARELVDRTVELAAESDCAELALDVDADNDRAMGFYEKLGFETRRRRMAVAVDDL, from the coding sequence ATGGAGATTCGTCGCCTCCGGGCGGACGAGGCCGCAGTCCGCCGATGGACCGAAGAACTGTGGCTGCCGTACCATCGCGACCTCGAAGCGGCGGTCGATGCGCACGAACTGGCGGACGATGTCGACCTCGTCGCCGAGGAGACCGCGTTTCGACTCGACCGACTCGAAGCGGAGAGCTACCGGGTGTGGGTCGCCGTCGACAGGAACTCGGCCCGGGACACCGACGCTGAGACCGAAACGGACGCCAGCGTCGAGACCGATATCGAAGGCATCGACGCCGAACTCGTCGGGTTCGTCACTGCCGAGATCGAGCGCGCGCCGAGCGTCTTCGACCACCCCGATCGGGTACTCGTCGGCGATATCTACGTCCGCGAGTCGCACCGCGGAACTGGGCTCGCCCGCGAGTTGGTCGACCGGACGGTCGAACTAGCGGCGGAGTCCGACTGCGCGGAACTGGCGCTCGACGTCGACGCCGACAACGACCGCGCGATGGGGTTCTACGAGAAGCTGGGTTTCGAGACGCGTCGCCGTCGGATGGCGGTGGCCGTCGACGACCTGTGA
- the thiM gene encoding hydroxyethylthiazole kinase codes for MSDASGPDVGLSPALSTVEARTPLVDALTNAVTVNDVANVTLHWGGLPVMSDDTREVDEMVANADGCLLNMGTVSERGETAMLTAGRAANERGVPLVVDPVGVGATSTRSAVAERLVTELDATVVNGNHAEISALAGEDAEVRGVESVGEYADIAATAVACARRTGAVVVASGETDVVADAETAYEVDVGHRLMGTVVGTGCMLGATLAVFAAALDDPLRAALAGTAAYGLAGERAAAGDYGDYEGPASYKIAFLDAVAGMDGRADVDATGRIREVTT; via the coding sequence ATGAGCGACGCGTCCGGCCCCGACGTGGGCCTGTCTCCGGCGCTCTCGACCGTCGAAGCGCGCACTCCGCTCGTCGACGCGCTGACGAACGCCGTGACGGTCAACGACGTGGCGAACGTGACGCTCCATTGGGGCGGGTTGCCGGTCATGTCCGACGACACCCGGGAGGTCGACGAGATGGTCGCGAACGCCGACGGCTGTCTGTTGAACATGGGGACCGTCAGCGAACGCGGCGAGACGGCGATGCTGACCGCCGGTCGCGCCGCGAACGAGCGGGGTGTCCCGCTCGTCGTCGACCCGGTCGGCGTCGGCGCGACGTCGACGCGCTCTGCGGTCGCCGAGCGTCTCGTCACCGAACTCGACGCGACCGTCGTCAACGGCAACCACGCCGAAATTTCGGCGCTCGCGGGGGAAGACGCCGAGGTCCGTGGCGTCGAATCGGTCGGCGAGTACGCCGATATCGCCGCAACCGCCGTCGCGTGCGCCCGGCGCACCGGAGCCGTCGTCGTCGCCTCCGGCGAGACCGACGTCGTCGCCGACGCGGAGACGGCGTACGAGGTCGACGTGGGCCACCGGCTGATGGGCACCGTCGTCGGCACCGGCTGTATGCTCGGCGCGACGCTTGCCGTCTTCGCCGCCGCGCTGGACGACCCGCTCCGAGCGGCGCTCGCAGGAACCGCGGCGTACGGCCTCGCGGGGGAGCGCGCCGCCGCGGGCGACTACGGCGACTACGAGGGTCCGGCGAGCTACAAAATCGCGTTCTTGGACGCGGTCGCCGGGATGGACGGGAGGGCTGACGTCGACGCGACGGGCCGGATTCGAGAGGTGACGACGTGA
- the thiE gene encoding thiamine phosphate synthase, which yields MGTYLVTQADCSGGRSTEAVVRSAIDGGVDVVQLREKHTTARERYRLARTLRELTAAAETPFVVNDRADIAAAVDADGVHVGDDDLPVSVVREQLRDDAFVGRSVSTVEDARRAAEAGADYLGVGAVFSTSSKDVSEAESNIGVETVAAVADAVDVPVVAIGGITAENARAVVEAGADGVAVVSEIAGASDPESATRRLAAAVDAGRRAR from the coding sequence ATGGGTACGTACCTCGTCACGCAAGCGGACTGCTCCGGCGGGCGGTCGACCGAGGCGGTCGTGCGGAGCGCCATCGACGGCGGGGTCGACGTCGTACAACTGCGGGAGAAACACACGACTGCGCGGGAGCGCTATCGGCTCGCGCGCACGCTTCGAGAGCTGACGGCCGCGGCCGAGACCCCGTTCGTCGTCAACGACCGTGCCGATATCGCCGCGGCGGTCGACGCCGACGGCGTCCACGTCGGCGACGACGACCTTCCGGTCTCCGTCGTCCGCGAACAGCTTCGAGACGACGCGTTCGTCGGTCGGTCGGTCTCGACGGTCGAGGACGCGCGGCGGGCGGCCGAGGCGGGGGCCGACTACCTCGGCGTCGGCGCGGTCTTTTCGACGTCCTCGAAGGACGTCTCCGAAGCCGAGTCGAACATCGGCGTCGAGACGGTGGCGGCGGTAGCGGACGCCGTCGACGTTCCCGTCGTCGCCATCGGCGGAATCACGGCCGAAAATGCGAGAGCGGTCGTCGAGGCGGGCGCAGACGGCGTCGCGGTCGTCTCCGAAATCGCGGGGGCGTCGGATCCCGAGTCGGCGACGCGTCGGCTCGCCGCGGCCGTCGACGCAGGGAGGCGGGCGCGATGA
- a CDS encoding NAD(P)/FAD-dependent oxidoreductase, which translates to MSVDSGGDRAVEYDVAVVGGGPAGCSVGVFTARYGLDTVVFDRGNSSLRRCAYLENFLGFPAGIDVETFYGLIHDHVEEAGCDRLAEMVETVERTDGDAFVLETQTGRHVTATRVVAAARYDATYLRPLDDAGEMFETDEHGDEVRERFDRDYPDDDGSTPVDGLYVAAPTDAEAQAILSAGHGARVARTLLSDVRRECGYPDALADHWDWVRSETDLSGEWTDRDRWREWFDGRLPDDCEVDESTLVDLRERQIDRRFEAYLSDDEIDRRTRRGQRRLLEHLDDDLVLDAAREIAAEREGSGTTN; encoded by the coding sequence GTGAGCGTCGACAGCGGCGGTGACAGGGCGGTCGAGTACGACGTCGCCGTCGTCGGAGGCGGACCCGCGGGCTGTTCGGTGGGTGTGTTCACCGCGCGGTACGGACTCGACACCGTCGTCTTCGACCGCGGGAACTCGTCGCTCCGACGCTGTGCGTATCTGGAGAACTTCCTCGGGTTTCCCGCCGGAATCGACGTCGAGACGTTCTACGGTCTCATCCACGACCACGTCGAGGAGGCGGGATGCGACCGACTCGCCGAGATGGTCGAAACCGTCGAGCGAACTGACGGCGACGCGTTCGTACTCGAAACGCAGACGGGTCGCCACGTCACGGCGACGCGCGTCGTGGCCGCCGCGAGATACGACGCGACGTATCTCCGTCCGCTCGACGACGCGGGGGAGATGTTCGAGACGGACGAACACGGCGACGAGGTACGCGAGCGATTCGACCGCGACTATCCGGACGACGACGGGTCGACACCCGTCGACGGACTGTACGTCGCCGCGCCGACCGATGCCGAGGCCCAGGCCATTCTCTCCGCGGGACACGGCGCGCGAGTCGCACGGACCCTTCTCTCGGACGTGCGGCGTGAGTGCGGCTACCCCGACGCGCTCGCCGACCACTGGGATTGGGTCCGCAGCGAGACCGACCTCTCGGGCGAGTGGACCGACCGCGACCGGTGGCGGGAGTGGTTCGACGGACGGCTCCCGGACGACTGCGAGGTCGACGAATCGACGCTCGTCGACCTCCGGGAGCGACAGATCGACCGCCGGTTCGAGGCGTACCTCTCCGACGACGAAATCGACCGTCGAACCCGTCGAGGACAGCGGCGTCTCCTCGAACATCTCGACGACGATCTCGTCCTCGACGCGGCTCGCGAGATCGCCGCCGAGCGCGAGGGCTCGGGGACGACCAACTGA